One window of the Pedobacter ginsengisoli genome contains the following:
- a CDS encoding MFS transporter, which produces MNIFRSLKYRNFKLFFYGQSISLIGTWMQKTAVSWLVYRLTGSALLLGLVAFASLIPSLILSPYAGSLIDRHNRYKILVITQIISMMQAGALAAIIFFKFYNIPAIIFLSLVQGIINAFDVTCRQSLMVEMVDQKEDLPNAIALNSTMANLARIVGPAMAGVILSTFGEDFCFVGNFLSYIPVLLCLFLMKLNLGVTQRSEKSIWIELEEGFKYVSSDRELSSMILMIGISSLFVIPFNTLMPIFAKDLFHGDAGTFSWFESAAGLGSVISAMYLANLRSAKPLKRIIVLASTIFGVSLIMLAYSGILSLALVFMAFGGIGMMAQTSAINTYIQTHTIPEMRARAISYYIMAYQGMIPIGSLLIGWTAQAFGPRLAVCLAGIIGLCATAMFVVYQNKRSGRQLSFQTILHLR; this is translated from the coding sequence ATGAATATATTTAGATCATTAAAATATCGCAATTTCAAACTTTTCTTTTATGGCCAAAGTATCTCTTTAATAGGAACATGGATGCAAAAAACTGCTGTAAGCTGGTTAGTTTACCGACTAACAGGATCAGCACTTTTATTAGGCCTCGTTGCTTTTGCCAGTCTAATCCCCTCACTCATACTATCCCCTTATGCAGGTAGCTTAATCGACAGGCACAACCGTTATAAAATCCTTGTCATTACCCAAATCATATCTATGATGCAGGCAGGCGCACTTGCAGCAATAATCTTTTTCAAGTTCTACAACATTCCAGCCATCATCTTCTTAAGTCTGGTACAGGGTATCATAAATGCTTTTGATGTAACCTGCCGACAATCGTTAATGGTAGAAATGGTAGACCAAAAAGAAGATCTGCCCAATGCAATAGCACTGAATTCTACTATGGCCAACCTTGCGCGAATTGTGGGACCCGCTATGGCAGGAGTAATACTGAGTACTTTTGGCGAAGACTTTTGTTTTGTCGGAAACTTTTTAAGTTACATCCCTGTGCTACTATGTCTGTTCTTAATGAAACTAAACCTTGGCGTTACACAAAGATCAGAAAAAAGCATTTGGATTGAGCTGGAAGAAGGCTTCAAATACGTATCAAGCGACAGAGAACTTAGCAGCATGATCCTTATGATAGGTATTAGCAGTTTATTCGTAATTCCATTTAATACATTAATGCCAATTTTTGCTAAAGATCTATTTCATGGCGATGCAGGAACGTTTAGTTGGTTCGAAAGTGCTGCCGGCCTGGGCTCGGTAATTAGCGCAATGTATTTAGCTAATTTAAGGTCTGCTAAACCATTAAAAAGAATTATAGTCTTGGCAAGCACCATATTTGGGGTAAGTTTAATAATGCTGGCTTATTCAGGCATACTATCTTTAGCCCTTGTATTTATGGCCTTTGGTGGTATAGGTATGATGGCCCAAACATCTGCCATAAACACTTACATTCAAACACATACTATTCCTGAAATGAGAGCCCGCGCCATCAGTTATTACATTATGGCTTATCAGGGAATGATCCCTATAGGCAGTCTGCTTATCGGCTGGACAGCTCAAGCCTTTGGTCCGCGATTAGCCGTTTGTTTAGCGGGGATAATTGGTTTATGTGCTACCGCGATGTTCGTTGTCTATCAAAACAAACGCTCCGGCCGACAACTTTCTTTCCAAACAATACTGCATTTAAGATAA
- a CDS encoding LysR substrate-binding domain-containing protein — protein sequence MELRQLNYFVKAAEHLHFTEAAAESFVTQSTLSQQIKQLEEELGMLLFDRVGKHVRLTEAGGVFLVHAKQILLDVQKSKAAISELNNLAIGDLRIGVTYAFSSMVLPALAPFSSKYPGIKIFIEYGTPESLEIKLKAAELDIILSFHEESDNQGLEMQPLFYSKIVMVVSRKHSLASLKKITVAELGELELILPGKGFSSRDYVNELFRKRKITPKIKIEMNEVNSLLTLVESTSWVTILNEKAIISWDTLVAIPIAGKEQYKRAFILRQKGIYQKKAANLFIEELSKILW from the coding sequence ATGGAACTTAGACAACTCAATTATTTTGTAAAAGCTGCTGAACATCTTCATTTTACTGAAGCTGCAGCTGAATCTTTTGTAACACAATCGACTTTATCACAACAGATAAAGCAATTGGAAGAAGAACTGGGTATGTTATTGTTTGATAGGGTTGGTAAGCATGTACGGCTAACAGAGGCGGGTGGTGTATTTCTGGTTCATGCAAAACAGATATTGCTGGATGTACAAAAATCTAAAGCAGCGATATCTGAATTGAACAATCTTGCGATTGGTGATCTTAGGATTGGGGTTACTTATGCATTTAGTTCTATGGTATTGCCAGCATTGGCCCCTTTTTCATCAAAATATCCGGGGATTAAAATATTTATTGAATATGGTACTCCGGAATCGTTGGAAATTAAGTTGAAGGCTGCCGAACTAGATATTATTCTTAGTTTCCACGAGGAGTCTGATAACCAGGGGCTGGAAATGCAGCCTTTGTTTTATTCTAAAATTGTGATGGTAGTTTCGCGAAAGCATTCGTTGGCATCATTAAAAAAGATAACAGTAGCTGAACTTGGCGAGTTGGAGCTTATTTTACCGGGTAAGGGTTTTAGCTCAAGAGATTATGTAAATGAGCTTTTCCGTAAGCGTAAGATTACACCTAAGATCAAGATTGAAATGAATGAAGTAAATTCATTGCTTACTTTGGTAGAAAGTACTTCGTGGGTAACTATTTTAAATGAAAAAGCCATCATCAGCTGGGATACGTTAGTTGCTATTCCAATAGCGGGAAAGGAACAGTACAAGAGAGCATTTATATTAAGACAAAAGGGAATCTATCAAAAGAAGGCTGCAAATTTATTTATTGAAGAGCTGAGCAAGATACTTTGGTAA